A region from the Candidatus Electrothrix scaldis genome encodes:
- a CDS encoding lysophospholipid acyltransferase family protein yields MSIIQFFRAIFAYLTIPPLTAAVCLSAIVDVHWFRKSKAKAQIFPRTWGKLLTRIANISVRVEGKGNLDPAKPYIFVGNHASMADIMTFSGYIDHDYRWIAKKELFAIPIFGSGMRAVDYISIDRSRGRAAVKSLNDAAKRIAGGASVILFPEGTRSVDGHLQPFKTGAIMLALKAGVDVVPVGFNGTHQALPKGKLLSRGGEVVLRIGTPIATKDFKAKDKQMLAELLHQKVAELLDECHLPLPEAEQDPVPAQG; encoded by the coding sequence ATGTCTATCATTCAATTTTTTCGGGCCATTTTTGCCTACCTTACCATCCCGCCTCTGACAGCTGCGGTCTGCCTCAGTGCCATCGTTGATGTCCACTGGTTCCGTAAATCAAAAGCCAAGGCCCAGATTTTCCCCAGAACCTGGGGAAAACTCCTCACGCGCATTGCCAATATCAGCGTCCGGGTTGAAGGAAAAGGAAACCTTGATCCGGCAAAACCCTATATCTTTGTCGGTAACCATGCCAGCATGGCAGATATCATGACCTTTTCCGGTTATATCGACCATGATTATCGCTGGATTGCCAAGAAAGAACTTTTTGCTATTCCAATTTTCGGTTCTGGTATGCGGGCAGTGGATTATATTTCCATTGATCGCTCCCGGGGCAGAGCGGCAGTGAAAAGCCTGAACGATGCTGCCAAACGCATTGCTGGCGGGGCCTCGGTTATTCTCTTCCCCGAAGGAACCCGCAGTGTAGATGGTCACCTCCAGCCCTTCAAAACCGGGGCGATCATGTTGGCTCTTAAGGCTGGTGTGGATGTTGTTCCTGTGGGATTTAACGGCACCCACCAGGCCCTTCCCAAGGGTAAACTGCTGTCACGGGGAGGGGAGGTCGTCCTGAGGATCGGCACGCCCATAGCAACCAAGGACTTTAAGGCCAAGGATAAACAGATGCTGGCTGAACTCCTGCACCAAAAGGTGGCCGAGTTGCTGGACGAATGTCATCTTCCCCTACCGGAAGCAGAACAAGATCCTGTTCCTGCCCAAGGTTAG